CCATTGCTCAACGTGACCTTCGATCCGGGTGTGCCAGGCGAGCTGGCCAGCTACCGCCATGACGACTACGGCACCCCAGCGCAGCGCGAATACTTGATCCGCGATGGCATCCTTCAGCGTCCGCTCGGCGGTGCGCTGTCGCAGTGGCGCAGCGGGCTGCCGGGTGTCGCCAACAGCCGCGCCTGCAGTTGGAATCGACCGCCCATCGACCGTATGGCCAATCTCAATCTGGAACCGGGTGAGCAGAGCCTGGCCGAGCTGATCGGCGGCATCGAGCGCGGCATCCTGATGAGCAACAACCGCTCCTGGTCGATCGACGATGCGCGCAACAAATTCCAGTTCGGCTGCGAGTGGGGCCAGTTGATCGAAAACGGCGAACTCAAGGGCGTGGTGAAGAATCCCAATTATCGCGGCATCAGCTCGGGCTTCTGGCGCAACCTCAAGGCGGTCGGCGACGCCTGCACCTTCGAGGTGATGGGCACGCCCTATTGCGGCAAGGGCGAACCCAATCAGGTGATCCGCGTCGGGCATGCCTCGCCGGCCTGTGTATTCGCCGATATCGACGTTTTTGGAGGGGCGGCCTGATGGATGCTCGTCAGCATTTCACCGCGTTGCTGGAGTATTTGCAGGCGCAAGTCGTGGGCGAGGAGGGTTTTACCCTGGTCTACGGCGCCGAGGTTTCCAGCTTTATCCGCTTCAACCAGGGGCAGGTGCGTCAGGCTGGGCAGGTGCAGCAGGTCTACGTCACCTTGTCGCTGTACCAGGGCCAGCGCCATGCCGAGCACAAGCTGGCGCTCAGTGGTGTGCTCGATGAAGATGTACCCCTGCTGCTGCAAGCGCTGCAGCGCCTGCGTGGCATGCTGCCAACTCTGAGCGAGGATCCGTATCTGCGCCTGAATCGTCAGGCCTGGCGCAGCGAATCCATGGGCGAAGCGATTGCGCTGGATAGCGCGGCCATGGCGCAGCAGATCGTCGCTGCGGCGGCTGGCCTGGATCTGGTCGGCTTTCTCGCCTTGGGGCCGCAGTACCAGGGCTTCGCCAGCTCCTGGGGCGCTTTCGGCTGGTATGCCGCCAGCAGCTTCAACTTCGAGTTCAGTCTGTTTCACGGCAACGGCCAGGCGGTGAAAAGCGCTTATGCCGGTGAGCAGTGGGACGCTCAGGCGTTCGCCCGCAATCTCGACAGCGCGCGACAACAACTGGCGTTTCTCGGCCGTCCGGCCAAGGCGTTGCAACCGGGCGCTTATCGCGCCTATCTGGCGCCGGCAGCGCTGGAAGAGCTGGTCAGCCTATGCTGCTGGGGCTTCGGTGCGCAGGCGCTGGCTTCGGGCGGCAGCCCCTTGCAGCGGCTGTTCGGCGGCAAGGCCGAACTCAACACCCAGGTGACCGTGGACGAGCGTATCGAAGGTGGCCTGGCTCCGGCCTTCACGGCAGAGGGGCCACGCCAGCCGCTGCGCCTGATCGATCGTGGCCGTCCTGGCGAACGCCTGGTCAGTTCGCGCAGCGCTGCCGAGTACGGCCTGACCGCCAATGGTGCCGGACGCGGCGAATACCCGTTGTCACTGCACATGCACGGCGGTGATCTGGATGAGCGCGAGGTGCTGCAGCGCCTCGGCACGGGTCTGTATATCGGTAACCTGTGGTATGGCAACTTCTCCGACCTGCCGGCCGGGCGCCTGACCGGTATGACCCGCTTTGCCACCTTCTGGGTCGAGGACGGGCAGATCCAGGCGCCGGTCAACACCATGCGCTTCGATGATTCGCTGTTCGACTGCCTCGGCCCGCAACTCGAAGCCCTGACCCGCGAGCCCGAACTGCTGCTGCCCGGCGGCACCTACGGCGCCCGGCAGACCGGCTCGATGGCGCTGCCGGGGGCATTGCTGTCGCGCTTTACCCTGACCTTGTAGGTGGCTTACTTGCTCGCCTTGAGCACCACGAACTTCGGGTTGGCCGCCACCTGCTCGACGCCACGGAACAGCCGCGCCAGCTTGGCGTGATAGCCCAGGTGGCGGTTGCCGACGATCCACAGTTCGCCGCCGGTCACCAGTGCCGCGCGGGCCTGCTGGAACATGCGCCAGGCGAGAAAATCACCGACCACCTGCTGCTGATGGAACGGCGGGTTGCACAGCACCAGATCCAGCGAGTCGGCCGGCTGCTCGGCCAGGCCGTCGCCTGCGCGGATCATCACTGCTCGCTCACCGAGCGCCGCCAGCCAGTTTTCCTGCGCCGACTGCACGGCCATATAGGACTCGTCCACCAGCGTCAGTTGCGCCTGCGGGCTGCCCAGCGCGTAGGCGATGCCGAGCACGCCGTTGCCGCAGCCCAGATCGGCGACGCGGCGTGCGTCGAGATGGCGTGGCAGGTGCGGCAGTAAGGCGCGGGTGCCGATGTCCAGGCCGTCGCGGCAGAACACGTTGGCGTGGTTA
This region of Pseudomonas wenzhouensis genomic DNA includes:
- a CDS encoding TldD/PmbA family protein, which encodes MDARQHFTALLEYLQAQVVGEEGFTLVYGAEVSSFIRFNQGQVRQAGQVQQVYVTLSLYQGQRHAEHKLALSGVLDEDVPLLLQALQRLRGMLPTLSEDPYLRLNRQAWRSESMGEAIALDSAAMAQQIVAAAAGLDLVGFLALGPQYQGFASSWGAFGWYAASSFNFEFSLFHGNGQAVKSAYAGEQWDAQAFARNLDSARQQLAFLGRPAKALQPGAYRAYLAPAALEELVSLCCWGFGAQALASGGSPLQRLFGGKAELNTQVTVDERIEGGLAPAFTAEGPRQPLRLIDRGRPGERLVSSRSAAEYGLTANGAGRGEYPLSLHMHGGDLDEREVLQRLGTGLYIGNLWYGNFSDLPAGRLTGMTRFATFWVEDGQIQAPVNTMRFDDSLFDCLGPQLEALTREPELLLPGGTYGARQTGSMALPGALLSRFTLTL